One segment of Allorhodopirellula heiligendammensis DNA contains the following:
- a CDS encoding HU family DNA-binding protein, with product MAKKKTATKKTTAAPAKAMTKAEIVTALAEGTGLTKKEIVSVFDELSTLMGKNLGKRGPGVFNLPSLLKVKVIRKPATKARKGINPFTKEETVFQAKPARNVVKVLPLKALKDMV from the coding sequence ATGGCAAAGAAAAAGACAGCGACGAAGAAGACGACTGCGGCGCCAGCGAAGGCGATGACCAAGGCTGAGATCGTCACGGCTTTGGCGGAGGGCACGGGGCTGACCAAGAAAGAGATCGTGAGTGTGTTCGATGAGCTTTCGACGTTAATGGGGAAGAACCTTGGAAAACGAGGCCCAGGTGTTTTCAATCTCCCTAGCCTGTTGAAAGTGAAAGTGATCCGCAAACCAGCGACAAAAGCCCGCAAGGGAATTAACCCGTTCACCAAAGAGGAAACGGTTTTCCAGGCCAAGCCTGCTCGAAATGTGGTCAAAGTGCTGCCCCTCAAGGCTCTGAAAGACATGGTTTGA
- a CDS encoding protein kinase domain-containing protein, which produces MIDTDVTPKQIIHWFRQICDAVQAVHRAGLVHGDLTPGNVLVDADNRITITDFGFSQATIETTASAIDKPRLLGGTPGFAAPEQIDPAFGSIGPKTDIYAIGGLLHWLIFRRPPNHGTSLEESLASTLSSYDSEVLPSEAISDALRNILAATLRKSPADRTATVADILTMLGPSR; this is translated from the coding sequence ATGATAGATACCGACGTCACGCCGAAGCAGATCATCCATTGGTTCCGACAGATCTGCGATGCTGTCCAAGCCGTGCATCGCGCCGGCCTGGTCCACGGCGACCTTACACCGGGCAACGTCCTTGTCGATGCGGACAATCGAATCACGATCACCGACTTTGGTTTTTCACAAGCAACCATCGAAACAACAGCGTCCGCAATCGACAAGCCTCGACTACTGGGTGGAACACCGGGCTTCGCGGCTCCAGAGCAAATCGACCCAGCGTTCGGTTCAATCGGCCCTAAGACCGACATCTATGCGATCGGCGGTCTCCTTCACTGGCTCATCTTCCGAAGGCCACCAAATCACGGCACAAGTCTCGAAGAATCGCTAGCGTCAACGCTCTCGAGCTACGATTCGGAAGTCCTGCCAAGTGAAGCAATTTCCGACGCACTTCGCAACATTCTCGCTGCCACGCTCCGCAAATCGCCAGCAGACCGAACCGCTACCGTCGCAGACATCCTGACGATGCTTGGTCCATCAAGATGA
- a CDS encoding AAA domain-containing protein, giving the protein MDDLLRRDVGIYHPLLIQRVQLLFDPKIPEFTILDADHELELYSSLFQTISEVDPRKLGKCREELADSVLHPLDEEASAYLKRLAMTLSSKGELVEKRRPAVIHEQPVIGRSPVLFLRSRSIGLTSAIEQTITRLSQRDHFCEALNRIVGDKSMARIDEDLSEAEHEDRSARVRSEQTVLFGKKSNAEQLKIAQRLNQHGAVLVQGPPGTGKSHTIANLIGHLLAHGKSVLVTSHTTKALRVLRDHVVPDLQPLCVSVLDNDNTSRRQLEESVAVISSRLSESDVRTLQRESEEFAQQRERFLAARQRLVDTLFLARTNEYREIVFAGDSISPSNAAREVHWGVGEHDWIPGPVAAGVPMPLSVQEVSELYATNSTTAIHDEQFVEEPFPELASILTPQAFSTCVVSMRNAEQQQLHLAGRRYWGSTRFTTNHIQQSAQLADQFETCVADFMALELWQIAALEAGREGGSERQAWRLLQSKIAETVQFAAESKLDMLQHDPTIDDETPVGTQLAIAQQLVQHTSVSGKIGFWAGLTNRSWNDMIAKWKVRSGQPTESIHFLAISKRLRLQDSRESLAVLWDGLMHRNGSLAFAELGDRPEEYCEQFETGIETALARWQSSWGVSLEGLSGLGFDWDAFLANAPPTAGSFGTLKRIVGTVQGQLVPFLRSTNAALTSTYQHNRLKTLSSELQKFGRPEIGTLRAAIASKDIAAYEIAYQAIQVARTRQHNAIVRRRLLGKLDQVSGDGVSVAGAWAAAICDRDGVHGKSTPPGDPGKAWRWRQLDDEIQRRNDTDIEQLQQQIETTSAQIDRATVELIERRAWATQVKQAGAYQQDLVGWLDIVRRIGKGYGKRVARLQTEARLKMRNCRAAVPVWIMPISRLVDNFDFAKTKFDVVIIDEASQCDVMGLLAIALAKQVVVVGDHEQVSPSDVGQNAGQVDNLIKLHLDGIPNSVLYDGKMSIYDLARQSFGGLICLLEHFRCTTDIIQFSNYLSYNGEIKPLRDDAKFQQQVVEYRVESVSLRKHVNSAEADAIVSLIVAATEFAEYDGMTFGVIELVGKQQALEIEQQLRRRLSPEVYEARRVICGNSAQFQGDERDVMFLSMIDVPNGGPLTMKAAATFQQRYNVAASRAKNQMWVVHSLNPQTDLKAGDLRKRLIDHARDPKAVTRELEKAEARSESPFEEAVIKRLVAARFKVTPQWKVGRYRIDMVVQDGSRKLAVECDGDRYHGPEKMADDMNRQAILERLGWKFHRIRGTEFFRDPDSAMQRLFARFLELDIHPVADDQADTAETYDEELTQRLIRRAAEIRRSWDDPGADESPALLAFDTTQEQAVLTEDSDADDEFLVVTEPVEVAPPTISPPNSVTQSRQTVLTFTDLDDDESLETTSENSDVGLVSLDQFDGTEAEIIALLSAQPGLGAKQLATKLNLTKTEVNRVLYGPLSDHVACDEQYRWSLSVG; this is encoded by the coding sequence ATGGATGATCTGCTTCGGCGTGACGTCGGTATCTATCATCCGCTTTTGATCCAACGAGTCCAGTTGCTATTCGATCCCAAGATTCCCGAATTCACGATCCTCGACGCAGATCATGAATTGGAACTGTACTCATCTCTCTTTCAAACGATCTCGGAAGTTGATCCTCGCAAGCTTGGGAAGTGTCGTGAGGAATTGGCCGATTCCGTGCTCCACCCGCTTGATGAAGAGGCTTCGGCATATCTGAAGCGGCTCGCGATGACATTGTCGTCGAAGGGCGAACTAGTCGAGAAACGTCGGCCCGCGGTGATACACGAGCAACCTGTGATCGGAAGGTCACCTGTCTTGTTTCTGCGATCGCGTAGCATAGGACTGACCAGTGCGATCGAACAGACCATCACCCGCCTTTCGCAAAGAGATCACTTTTGCGAAGCACTCAACCGGATTGTCGGCGACAAGTCTATGGCGAGGATCGATGAGGATCTCAGCGAAGCAGAACACGAAGATAGATCGGCACGAGTCCGCAGCGAGCAGACAGTACTTTTTGGAAAAAAATCAAACGCCGAGCAGCTGAAGATCGCGCAAAGGTTAAATCAACATGGTGCGGTGCTAGTTCAAGGTCCACCGGGCACCGGCAAGAGTCACACGATCGCGAACTTGATCGGGCATTTGCTCGCTCATGGGAAAAGCGTTCTCGTGACCAGTCACACAACGAAGGCGTTGCGAGTTCTCCGGGACCATGTGGTGCCCGACCTGCAACCATTATGCGTCAGCGTACTGGACAACGACAACACCAGCCGGCGACAACTGGAGGAGTCCGTCGCTGTGATTAGCTCACGTCTGTCCGAATCTGACGTGCGCACGCTACAGCGGGAATCAGAAGAGTTTGCGCAGCAACGAGAGCGATTTCTTGCGGCTCGACAACGATTAGTCGACACTCTCTTCCTCGCCAGAACAAACGAGTATCGAGAAATTGTGTTCGCTGGAGATTCGATTTCACCATCAAACGCCGCCCGTGAAGTTCATTGGGGCGTTGGTGAGCATGACTGGATACCGGGACCCGTTGCAGCGGGGGTGCCAATGCCGTTGTCAGTTCAAGAAGTCAGCGAACTGTACGCGACGAACTCCACGACGGCGATTCACGACGAACAGTTTGTCGAAGAGCCGTTCCCCGAACTAGCGAGTATTCTGACGCCGCAAGCGTTTTCAACGTGCGTCGTTTCAATGAGAAACGCGGAGCAACAACAATTGCATCTCGCTGGTCGTCGGTATTGGGGATCAACCCGTTTCACAACCAATCACATTCAGCAGTCAGCTCAGCTTGCTGACCAGTTTGAAACGTGTGTTGCGGATTTCATGGCTTTGGAGCTTTGGCAAATCGCTGCTTTGGAAGCGGGGCGTGAAGGTGGCTCCGAACGACAAGCTTGGCGATTGCTGCAGTCAAAGATCGCCGAGACCGTGCAGTTTGCCGCCGAATCCAAGCTCGACATGCTTCAGCACGATCCTACGATCGACGACGAGACTCCGGTCGGTACTCAGTTGGCGATCGCTCAGCAGCTTGTGCAGCACACGAGCGTGAGCGGCAAGATTGGGTTTTGGGCTGGTTTGACTAACAGAAGTTGGAACGACATGATCGCGAAGTGGAAAGTGAGATCGGGCCAACCGACCGAATCCATCCACTTTCTTGCGATCAGCAAACGATTGCGATTGCAGGACTCTCGCGAGTCGCTGGCAGTATTGTGGGACGGTTTGATGCACCGGAATGGCTCGCTCGCGTTTGCCGAACTCGGCGACCGTCCCGAAGAGTATTGTGAGCAGTTCGAGACAGGAATCGAAACGGCTCTTGCTCGCTGGCAGTCTTCATGGGGAGTAAGTCTGGAGGGACTCTCGGGATTAGGCTTCGACTGGGACGCATTCCTGGCGAATGCTCCCCCCACTGCCGGATCGTTCGGAACGCTCAAACGAATTGTCGGCACCGTCCAGGGTCAACTCGTTCCCTTTCTACGATCGACCAACGCGGCGCTGACGTCGACATATCAACACAATCGCCTAAAAACGCTCTCGTCTGAACTGCAAAAGTTTGGTCGACCGGAGATTGGCACGCTCCGAGCAGCGATCGCGAGTAAAGACATCGCTGCCTACGAGATAGCTTATCAAGCTATCCAGGTTGCCAGAACACGCCAACACAATGCGATCGTAAGGCGTCGACTGCTCGGGAAGCTCGATCAAGTTTCCGGTGATGGGGTTTCCGTTGCGGGTGCATGGGCCGCGGCCATTTGCGATCGCGATGGGGTTCATGGAAAGTCAACTCCACCTGGCGATCCAGGCAAAGCGTGGCGTTGGCGTCAACTCGATGACGAAATCCAGCGTCGCAACGACACAGACATCGAACAGTTACAACAGCAGATCGAGACCACCTCGGCGCAAATTGATCGCGCCACCGTCGAACTCATCGAACGCCGAGCTTGGGCGACCCAGGTCAAACAGGCGGGCGCCTATCAACAAGATCTTGTCGGTTGGCTGGATATCGTTCGCAGAATCGGAAAAGGGTACGGAAAACGAGTCGCACGATTGCAAACCGAGGCCAGGCTAAAGATGCGCAATTGTCGGGCCGCAGTTCCTGTTTGGATCATGCCCATCTCGCGACTAGTCGACAACTTTGACTTCGCCAAAACGAAGTTCGATGTCGTCATTATCGACGAGGCGAGCCAATGTGATGTGATGGGCTTGCTCGCCATTGCCCTTGCGAAACAAGTTGTCGTCGTTGGTGACCACGAACAGGTGAGTCCATCGGATGTCGGGCAAAACGCAGGCCAAGTCGACAACCTCATTAAATTGCACCTCGACGGCATTCCCAACAGTGTGCTGTATGATGGGAAGATGTCGATCTACGATCTTGCCCGGCAATCGTTTGGCGGCTTGATCTGCTTGTTGGAACACTTTCGCTGCACAACCGACATTATCCAGTTCAGCAATTACCTGTCCTACAACGGTGAAATCAAACCTCTTCGTGACGACGCGAAGTTTCAACAGCAGGTCGTCGAATACCGTGTGGAGTCGGTATCGCTTCGCAAGCATGTCAACTCAGCGGAGGCGGACGCAATTGTGTCGCTGATCGTCGCGGCGACCGAGTTTGCTGAATATGACGGAATGACGTTTGGTGTGATCGAGCTTGTTGGCAAACAACAAGCATTGGAAATTGAACAGCAACTTCGCCGGAGACTCAGTCCGGAGGTTTACGAGGCCCGCCGCGTCATCTGCGGAAACTCGGCTCAGTTTCAAGGTGATGAGCGAGATGTCATGTTCCTCTCAATGATCGACGTACCCAATGGTGGACCACTCACCATGAAAGCTGCCGCTACCTTCCAACAACGCTACAACGTGGCAGCCAGCCGTGCCAAGAATCAGATGTGGGTGGTGCATTCGCTCAACCCGCAAACCGATTTGAAAGCGGGCGATCTGCGAAAGCGACTGATTGACCATGCTCGAGACCCAAAGGCCGTCACGCGAGAACTGGAAAAAGCCGAAGCGAGATCAGAGTCACCTTTTGAAGAAGCCGTCATCAAGCGGTTGGTCGCCGCTCGATTCAAGGTCACGCCACAATGGAAAGTAGGACGCTACCGCATCGACATGGTTGTACAAGATGGGAGTCGCAAGCTGGCCGTCGAGTGTGACGGTGATCGCTATCACGGTCCCGAAAAGATGGCGGATGACATGAATCGCCAAGCCATTTTAGAACGGCTCGGCTGGAAGTTTCATCGTATTCGTGGCACCGAGTTTTTTCGTGATCCCGACTCCGCCATGCAGCGTTTGTTCGCAAGATTTCTCGAGTTAGATATCCATCCCGTTGCTGATGACCAAGCCGACACTGCGGAGACGTACGACGAAGAATTGACGCAAAGGCTCATTCGCCGTGCTGCTGAAATCCGCCGATCGTGGGATGACCCTGGTGCTGACGAATCACCTGCATTGTTAGCGTTTGATACCACGCAAGAACAAGCTGTTTTGACCGAAGACTCGGACGCGGATGACGAATTCCTCGTTGTGACTGAGCCCGTGGAGGTCGCCCCGCCAACAATATCCCCACCCAATTCGGTAACCCAAAGTAGACAGACTGTATTGACGTTCACTGATCTCGATGATGATGAATCGCTCGAAACTACAAGCGAGAATTCGGATGTCGGTTTAGTCTCGCTTGATCAATTTGACGGAACAGAGGCTGAGATTATCGCCCTTTTGTCCGCTCAACCAGGACTTGGTGCCAAGCAACTCGCCACAAAGCTGAACCTGACCAAGACGGAAGTCAATCGCGTCCTCTATGGACCGCTCAGCGACCACGTTGCCTGCGATGAACAATACCGTTGGAGTCTCTCGGTGGGCTAG